The Thermobifida halotolerans sequence CCGACCTCGTGGAGGAGCACCTCGACATGGACGCGGTCCTGCGCCTGGTCACCGACGGCGCCCCGGCCCTGCCGACCCTGCGGGGGGAGCTGCGGTGACGGTGCTCGTCCTCGGCGGCACGGCCGAGGCGCGCGCCCTCGCCCGGGCGCTCGTCGACGCCGGGACGCCGGTGCTGTCCTCTCTCGCGGGACGGGTCAGCCGACCGAGGCTGCCCGTCGGCGAGGTCCGGATCGGCGGGTTCGGCGGGGTGGACGGACTGGTCCGCTTCCTGCGGGACAACGGGATCGCCCGGGTGGTGGACGCCACCCACCCCTTCGCCGCCCGCATCTCCGCCAACGCCGCCGAGGCGTGCGCGCGGACCGGCGTGCCGCTGCTGCGCCTGGTCCGCCCCGGCTGGGAGCACGGGCCCGGCGCGGACCGCTGGACCTGGGTGGACGGCCACGACCGGGCCGCCGCACGCGCCGCGGAACTGGGCCGCCGCGTCTTCCTCACCACGGGGCGGCAGAGCCTGCACCGCTTCGTCGGACCGCTCGCCGGGCACACGGTGCTGGCCCGGGTGGTGGAGGACGTGGACGTCGAACTCCCGCCGACGTGGACGCTGCTGCGCGACCGCGGCCCCTACACCCTCGGGGGCGAACGCGCGCTCATGGCCGGACACGCCGTCGACGCGCTGGTCACCAAGGACTCCGGCGGCGCCCACACCCGCGCCAAACTGGACGCCGCCGACGAACTGGGGATCGCCGTGGTGGTGGTGCGCCGCCCCCGGTACGCGGACGGCGTTCCCACGGTGGAGGACGTGCCGACCGCCCTGGAACGGCTCGGGCTGCCGCGGTGATCCTGCTCCCAGGACACCACCGTTCTTTCCGGTTACTCGAGGTACAGGGTCACCGGGAGCGGACCGCTTCCGCGAACCGGGCCGCGGCCTGCGGGCAGCCCGCCCAGTGGGTGTGCAGGTAGGAGGCGTGCAGCGTGGGATGGCCGGTGCCCGCCGGATCGGCGGAGAAACCGTCGGGACGCCCGTCGAGCAGCCAGGCCGGACCGGACCTCTCTCCGGTGGGGGTGACGGCGGTCCGGTGGAACTCGTGCCCGGACACCCGCGCCCCCGCCCCGGCCAGCAGGGTCTCCTCCGGCGCGAGCGCCGAGTGGTAGGCCAGCGCCAGCTTCGGCGTCATGTGCGCCACCGCGTCCAGCGCGCCGACCATCGGCGCGCCGTCCACCTCGCGGCACAGGTACAGCAGGCCCGCGCACTCGGCGACCGTGGGCACGCCACCGCGCACCGCGTCGAGCAGGGCCGTGCGCAGCGCCGTGTTCCCCGACAGCTCCGCGGCGTACACCTCGGGAAAACCGCCGCCCAGGTAGATTCCGGCGGTGCCCTCCGGCAGGGCGGAGTCCGCCGTCGGGTCGAACACCACCGGGCGGCACCCGGCGGCGCGCAGCAGTTCCTCGGTCTCGGCGTAGCGGAAGGTGAAGGCCCGTCCCCCGGCCACCGCCACCACCGGCTCCTCCCCGCGGTCGGACGCGGGCGGGCGCCCCGCCGCGGCGAGCGCCGCCTCCGGGGACCACGCCGCCGCGCGCAGCACAGGAGCGGACCGCGCGACGTCGACCACCGCGGACAGGTCCACCTGCGCGGAGATCCGCTCGGCCAGCCGGTCGAGGGC is a genomic window containing:
- a CDS encoding cobalt-precorrin-6A reductase, yielding MTVLVLGGTAEARALARALVDAGTPVLSSLAGRVSRPRLPVGEVRIGGFGGVDGLVRFLRDNGIARVVDATHPFAARISANAAEACARTGVPLLRLVRPGWEHGPGADRWTWVDGHDRAAARAAELGRRVFLTTGRQSLHRFVGPLAGHTVLARVVEDVDVELPPTWTLLRDRGPYTLGGERALMAGHAVDALVTKDSGGAHTRAKLDAADELGIAVVVVRRPRYADGVPTVEDVPTALERLGLPR
- a CDS encoding cobyrinate a,c-diamide synthase; the encoded protein is MSGDRTGGGPVTPLPRLVVAAPTSGSGKTTVATGLMAALRAAGYEVSGHKAGPDYIDPGYHALATGRPGRNLDVHLHGEDLLAPLLLHGANAPRPADIAVVEGMMGLYDGRIGGRGFASTAHVATVLDAPVVLVVDVSRTSRSAAAVVAGMAVFDRRVRIAGAVLNRAGSDRHAAEVASALEEIDVPVLGVLRHDERIAAPSRHLGLVPAQERGESAAALDRLAERISAQVDLSAVVDVARSAPVLRAAAWSPEAALAAAGRPPASDRGEEPVVAVAGGRAFTFRYAETEELLRAAGCRPVVFDPTADSALPEGTAGIYLGGGFPEVYAAELSGNTALRTALLDAVRGGVPTVAECAGLLYLCREVDGAPMVGALDAVAHMTPKLALAYHSALAPEETLLAGAGARVSGHEFHRTAVTPTGERSGPAWLLDGRPDGFSADPAGTGHPTLHASYLHTHWAGCPQAAARFAEAVRSR